The region TTAAACTTAACAAACCAATGCCATAGCCCAATTTCCCTAGAAGCCAGCATATGTacataaaaacacacatacacacccacacactcacgcTTACATAGTCGGACACACGTCTACACAAACCATCAGAAGCAACAAATAGAATCGACATCCACTCCTCCAGGCACTCACTTTTTCTCCTCGTCCGTCGGTTCCTCATCTGTTGCCGTAAGCaccgtggttgtggttgccaCAGGCGCCATTGGTGTcggttcctgttgctgttttggCGAAGGCTTACCACCACGATGCCTCAATCCTTCCACTGTCGAGTCACCCTTTACCGGGGCATCGGTTTCCGGTCGTTCTTTCACTTCGTCGATGGTTGGCGGCACGGAACTGGGctcctcctcaccaccactGTCCTTGtccttttgctttcgctttttggaCTTTTTACCTCCCTTTTCACTGCCAGAGCCCTCTTTACCATCCTTGTACTCGTGCTGGAAAGCAATCAAAGAAACCGCAAAGTTAACGTCACGTGCGCAGTAGGCACAGCTCCCTGGCTCTAGGAAACACGGAGCTACTCACGTTGTACAGTGGCCagaacgaagcgaagaagccCACGTCCTCGGTAAGGTTGGGCAGTAGCCAGAAGTGGTGCTTACCACCGGTCACGACCCAAATCAGACAGAAAAGGATGCACCGCAGCACGACCAGGCCCAGTATGAAGACCAGAAAGCCGGCCGCCGCGATACTGAGATAGTAGACGCCCTTTCGCAGTAACGGTGGCCAGAGCGGAAACAGACAGATGACAAtcgcacccaccaccagcagggcgCCAAAGATCCAGTAGTGCATCGGGATTGGATCGTACAGCCAAACGTACGCCTCGTGCCCATCGATAAACACCTGTTCCGGGTGCATTTCGAGCCGTATCTTGCGTTTTCGCTTGGCGCTTTCCGCCGCCAGCTCGGCCGCTCCCTTGCCACCCTCGGCGTGGCTATTTTCCGCATCCGTCCCACGGCCTTCATCCTTCGCCGACTCGGACGCCGCTGTGCtgctttgttgctttttgctaCTCTTGCTGCCACGCAGTTCCTGTTCGCTTACCGGGACCTTCCGGGCACGGTGGTAAAACTTATGGTACAGCATATCGCCGAGAAAATCGATCACGGCCTGGCGGTGCGGAAACAGGCACCCATCGCCTTGCGCGAACTTGGAAGCTAGCAGTGCGTCCACGGCTTTCACACCTGGTCAGAGGGAAAAAATGGATTTCATGGTTAAAAACGTGAAATGCTTTGCTGGGTCTCGTACGATTGAACCTACCGGAAAAGTACTCCACGTTGTGGTTGAGAAACTTGGTCTTTTTCGTCGGCACATTCGACTTGAGCCATTTCGCTACCTTATACTCGTCCTTCGAGGCCTTCTCGATCTCCGGATCTGCGCCGCCGGGGCCCGTGTACTCCTGTAGGTCCATTTTAGAGCGAATTGTGTATCAGTCAAGCGATTTTCGCTTATGGCAACCATAAAAATCCCTTAGCGAATGTCTTTCTGCACGCGGTCGTGACCGTTACGCGAGCACGAGCGTCACGTAGCAACCGCGCCATTAACTTCCCGTCCCACCGTGCGGCCTTCTCCTCGCTTCCAGATTATTGCGGATTGTTTGTTCAGGTGATCAAGTGCTGGCTCCCCTCCCGGTTTCCCTCTTCCCGGCTCTGGCAAACCCCCCGGCGTGTCGCGTTTGCATTCTCGTCAAACCACTCGCCCAACCAAATCGGAGACAACCGCAGAGTGGGtgacctctttttttttgtgcctaAGCACTTCACGCACGCTTCTACGCCATTCCAtatgctgatgacgacgacgacgacgacggaaactGCGTGTCTCCACAGCAGGCTGAGCTGCACGAGGCGACGGTAGTTCCCCATCTCCATCGATACGAGCAACTGCATCAGTAGTAGGCCATATCAATTAGCGATCCGCACGGTGATGCCACCCCGATAGACGGTGTGTAAAGGGAGCAACTGCTTTCTCCGCCACGCAGACCGCCAACGGCCGGGAATCTAATGGCACAATTTACTCGcccgcacagacacactcacgcaggcacgcacgcacggcacgCCATTaggaaaacgcaaaaacaacGGTACCGACGAAGACGTTCAGCTCGCTTATCACGCATCACGCATCTTCTTCTGGGCGGAAGTCGTCACCGTAACTTTGACCTCCACCATCCCAGAGAGGAACACGCCCGAAACTTACATCCTTGCGTTTCTTGGCTCGCCGTTTTTCTGCCATCCTCTTGTCGGCCCGGGGATAaaccctgctgctggtggtgctgctggtggtggttcccggATCTGATGATGTGGACGAGATGCGGGAGTCTACTTCTTACCACACGCAGCTTCCTCCGAGggttcaacgacgacgacgatgtagACAACGATGTTGGGCGGATCTTTGTTTTGATTACGTTTGTTGCAGCCAACGAACCAGCGGTCGCTGCCACCGGATGACAACCCACGATAAGATTCTGCGACGATGTGATTCGGCGTAGAAAGTGCGCCCCAGCGAAAACCTCCTCCTCGCTCCTCGCGACCGTGACTTTCCGTGTTGGTTTTTGTCTCGCTGGCCGCCAGCGCAGCAACAAAGATCGTCCGTCCGCCACACGCATACAGACAACGCGGCGACGGCGAGAGCACGCACACCGAAAGCCACATCATCGCGAACGTCAAACGGCGGGAGAAAGTGGCGGAGAAAAGTGTCCTTATCGGTTGGGGGTAAGTGGTTTGATAatggt is a window of Anopheles aquasalis chromosome 2, idAnoAquaMG_Q_19, whole genome shotgun sequence DNA encoding:
- the LOC126572437 gene encoding translocation protein SEC62; translation: MAEKRRAKKRKDEYTGPGGADPEIEKASKDEYKVAKWLKSNVPTKKTKFLNHNVEYFSGVKAVDALLASKFAQGDGCLFPHRQAVIDFLGDMLYHKFYHRARKVPVSEQELRGSKSSKKQQSSTAASESAKDEGRGTDAENSHAEGGKGAAELAAESAKRKRKIRLEMHPEQVFIDGHEAYVWLYDPIPMHYWIFGALLVVGAIVICLFPLWPPLLRKGVYYLSIAAAGFLVFILGLVVLRCILFCLIWVVTGGKHHFWLLPNLTEDVGFFASFWPLYNHEYKDGKEGSGSEKGGKKSKKRKQKDKDSGGEEEPSSVPPTIDEVKERPETDAPVKGDSTVEGLRHRGGKPSPKQQQEPTPMAPVATTTTVLTATDEEPTDEEKNSEGTPSESDSEGSQRSSTGKDFEMVEPDEVDIS